In the Tepidimicrobium xylanilyticum genome, one interval contains:
- a CDS encoding lactate utilization protein, whose product MEERILSAEKSLKDNGFDVSLFKTKEEAREALFDSISVDESIGFGGSMTLFEMGLFEDFKERGYEVYWHWKAEDKKEALSKAFNSKIYITSTNALTLDGKLVNIDGSGNRVSSMFYGHERVYIIAGRNKICKDYNDAIERIKNIAAPKNAQRLKVNTPCRFTGKCNDCNSPDRICNVEVIIHKNLPGCNINIYIIDEDLGY is encoded by the coding sequence ATGGAAGAGAGAATTTTGTCTGCAGAAAAGAGTTTAAAAGATAATGGATTTGATGTTAGTCTTTTTAAGACTAAGGAAGAAGCAAGAGAAGCCCTATTTGATTCCATTTCGGTAGATGAGTCTATTGGTTTTGGTGGTTCTATGACATTATTTGAAATGGGGTTATTTGAGGATTTTAAAGAAAGAGGATATGAGGTTTACTGGCATTGGAAAGCTGAAGATAAAAAAGAAGCCTTATCAAAAGCCTTTAATTCCAAAATATACATAACTAGTACTAATGCTTTAACCTTAGATGGTAAATTGGTCAATATTGATGGTAGTGGCAATAGAGTTTCTTCCATGTTCTATGGTCATGAAAGGGTATATATTATAGCAGGAAGGAACAAAATATGTAAAGATTACAATGATGCTATAGAAAGGATTAAAAATATAGCTGCTCCTAAAAATGCACAAAGGTTAAAAGTCAATACGCCATGTAGATTTACAGGAAAATGTAATGATTGCAATTCACCTGATAGGATTTGTAATGTTGAGGTTATAATCCATAAAAATCTTCCTGGCTGCAATATAAATATATATATAATCGATGAGGACTTAGGATACTAA
- a CDS encoding asparaginase, with the protein MTYESKVAIIFTGGTISMKIDPRIHAAIPALSSEEIVAMVTNIEKFAEIEIINFSNMPSPHITPEMMMDLAKLVKETVQREDITGVVVTHGTDTLEETAYLLDLTIKSEKPIVVVGAMRNSSELGYDGSSNLSAAICTAISRNAKGKGVLVVMNNEVNAASEVTKTNTLSLDTFKSPEFGPLGIVDNDEVIFYRDIISKKYIDTEKIEPKVGLIKCGPGMESDIFDFYIEKGYKGIVIEALGRGNIPPAMVPGVKKAISKGIPIVMVSRCPTGRVLDTYGYEGGGKHLRSLGVIFGNNLPGQKARIKLMLALSVTNNLKTIQDLFEN; encoded by the coding sequence ATGACTTATGAAAGTAAAGTTGCAATCATATTCACTGGTGGTACCATTTCCATGAAAATAGATCCTAGAATTCACGCTGCAATACCTGCATTATCTTCTGAAGAAATTGTAGCTATGGTCACTAATATAGAAAAGTTTGCAGAAATAGAAATAATAAATTTCTCTAACATGCCTAGCCCTCATATTACTCCGGAGATGATGATGGATTTGGCAAAATTAGTAAAAGAAACGGTTCAAAGAGAAGACATTACTGGTGTCGTCGTTACCCATGGAACTGATACTTTAGAAGAAACTGCATACTTGTTGGATTTAACTATAAAATCTGAAAAGCCCATTGTTGTAGTAGGAGCAATGAGAAATAGCTCTGAACTTGGATACGATGGTTCCAGCAATTTATCCGCCGCAATCTGTACTGCTATTTCCAGAAATGCAAAGGGTAAGGGAGTATTAGTCGTAATGAATAATGAGGTAAATGCTGCAAGCGAAGTCACTAAAACTAATACTCTTTCATTGGATACATTTAAATCTCCCGAATTTGGACCACTTGGTATTGTTGATAATGATGAAGTAATTTTTTATAGAGATATTATATCAAAAAAATATATTGATACTGAAAAAATTGAACCTAAAGTAGGTCTAATAAAGTGCGGGCCTGGAATGGAGTCTGATATATTCGATTTTTACATAGAAAAGGGCTACAAAGGTATTGTAATAGAGGCTTTAGGAAGGGGAAACATACCGCCTGCTATGGTACCTGGGGTTAAAAAAGCTATTAGTAAAGGGATTCCCATAGTAATGGTGTCTAGGTGTCCTACAGGTAGAGTTCTAGACACATATGGTTATGAGGGTGGAGGAAAACATTTAAGGAGTTTGGGAGTTATATTCGGTAACAACCTACCTGGTCAAAAAGCTAGAATAAAATTGATGTTAGCACTATCAGTTACTAATAACCTTAAAACTATACAAGACCTATTTGAGAATTAG
- a CDS encoding methyl-accepting chemotaxis protein: protein MGLFKNLKTGTKLLMSFAIILIITIIVGADGLKTANDLQSNFEDFYVDSFLSNMIIGKIQVNQEKTRTEMQRILYKTEAMQDLNFLDESVEALNEIIAENEQLLQEYESSNLLPEEKELLEALKTANSKYRAAREEIIDAVKNSNFDLAVQINEEKARGLRDETINILAQMKELNDQIANNLINDNTIEFNKMRNTAVLLLIIAFLIGLVFTALLTRMIARPIRSLVKHAHSMAEGDFTDDIPENLKNRKDEIGALANAFAEMNNNIRYMLKEVVSSVEETSASSEELSAIVEEVNAQGESISDSVQQIAAGMEEINASVEEVATSSLDISDRARKMEEGAIDSQIKVDEIRKKAEEMKDLARLSKETATNIYNQKHVEIKLAIEEVQVVEEITRMADVISQIAAQTNLLALNAAIEAARAGEHGLGFAVVANEIRKLAEHSASTAGDIQQVIQQVYSAVGKLTAHAKEILQFIDEKVTPDYDILEETGNKYAEDAHFVKNLTNEFAIAASKIATSIEEITKSIEEVVATVEEATAYSQEISNSSLESTKALEEVARTAQSQAEQAEKLNAMVARFRT, encoded by the coding sequence ATGGGATTATTTAAAAATCTTAAAACAGGAACTAAACTTTTAATGTCATTTGCTATAATCTTAATCATCACGATCATAGTAGGGGCAGATGGGTTGAAAACTGCAAATGATCTTCAGAGCAATTTTGAGGATTTTTATGTTGATAGTTTTCTTTCCAACATGATAATAGGTAAGATTCAGGTGAATCAAGAAAAGACACGAACTGAAATGCAGCGAATTCTCTATAAAACCGAAGCTATGCAAGACTTAAATTTTCTTGATGAATCAGTCGAGGCTTTAAATGAAATAATCGCTGAAAATGAGCAATTATTACAAGAATATGAGTCAAGCAACCTTTTGCCTGAAGAAAAAGAACTCTTGGAGGCTCTAAAAACTGCTAATTCTAAATATCGTGCTGCAAGAGAGGAGATAATAGATGCAGTAAAAAATAGTAATTTTGATTTAGCTGTCCAGATTAACGAAGAGAAAGCAAGAGGTTTACGTGATGAAACTATTAATATCTTGGCTCAGATGAAAGAATTGAATGACCAGATTGCTAATAATTTGATAAATGATAATACAATAGAATTTAATAAGATGAGAAACACTGCTGTCTTATTGTTAATAATTGCTTTTTTGATAGGTTTAGTCTTTACTGCACTATTAACAAGGATGATTGCTAGACCTATTAGATCGCTGGTAAAGCACGCCCACTCTATGGCTGAAGGCGATTTTACAGATGATATTCCAGAGAATTTGAAGAATCGTAAAGATGAAATAGGAGCATTAGCAAATGCTTTTGCTGAAATGAATAATAATATTCGTTATATGCTTAAGGAAGTTGTCAGCTCGGTAGAGGAAACCTCAGCATCAAGCGAGGAACTTTCTGCTATTGTTGAAGAAGTCAATGCTCAAGGGGAAAGTATTTCTGATTCTGTTCAGCAAATTGCTGCAGGAATGGAAGAAATCAATGCTTCAGTCGAAGAAGTGGCAACATCTAGTTTAGATATTAGCGATAGGGCAAGGAAGATGGAAGAAGGAGCTATCGATAGCCAGATAAAAGTAGATGAAATTAGAAAGAAAGCAGAAGAGATGAAGGATTTAGCTCGTCTATCAAAAGAAACAGCTACTAACATCTACAATCAAAAACATGTGGAAATTAAACTAGCCATTGAGGAAGTACAGGTTGTAGAGGAAATAACCAGAATGGCTGATGTTATTTCTCAAATAGCTGCACAAACCAACCTTTTAGCTTTGAATGCAGCTATCGAAGCAGCTCGAGCTGGAGAACATGGCCTAGGTTTTGCAGTGGTTGCTAACGAAATCCGTAAGTTAGCTGAACATTCAGCTAGTACTGCTGGGGACATTCAGCAGGTAATCCAACAGGTTTACAGTGCTGTTGGGAAGCTTACAGCTCATGCTAAGGAGATACTGCAATTCATAGATGAAAAGGTCACACCGGATTATGACATACTAGAGGAAACTGGAAATAAGTATGCTGAAGATGCCCATTTCGTAAAAAACTTAACTAATGAATTTGCTATTGCTGCTTCCAAGATTGCTACTTCTATAGAAGAAATTACAAAATCAATCGAAGAGGTAGTGGCTACAGTAGAAGAAGCTACTGCATATTCACAGGAAATCAGTAACAGCTCATTGGAATCAACCAAAGCTTTGGAAGAAGTAGCAAGGACAGCTCAATCTCAAGCGGAGCAAGCTGAGAAATTAAATGCTATGGTGGCGAGATTTAGGACATAA
- a CDS encoding acyl-CoA dehydratase activase yields MHKYYMGIDVGSVSTNIVLIDDKDNVYYKRYLRTQGKPIEILKEGIGEIEREFGNIEILGVGVTGSGRYLANIIVGADIVKNEITAHAVAGLTVIPEVRTIIEIGGQDSKIILIRDRIVTDFAMNTVCAAGTGSFLDRQAIRLGIDINDFGKLALQSKNSVRIAGRCAVFAESDMIHKQQLGHNQSDIAKGLCDALVRNYLNNVGKGKEILPPVLFQGGVAANIGIREAFKEALNMEIHVPKHYDVMGAIGASILAKEEVKKKGKTNFKGISLYKIDYQVNGFECDGCSNVCEVVEIKEEGRILARYGDKCGKWSNIIDNRDFKLA; encoded by the coding sequence ATGCATAAATATTATATGGGTATAGACGTAGGAAGTGTTAGTACTAATATAGTATTAATAGATGATAAGGATAATGTGTATTATAAAAGGTATTTACGTACTCAGGGAAAACCCATTGAAATTCTAAAGGAAGGCATAGGGGAAATTGAGAGAGAATTTGGTAATATAGAGATATTAGGGGTAGGAGTAACGGGTAGTGGAAGATATTTAGCTAATATTATAGTAGGAGCAGATATAGTAAAAAATGAAATAACTGCTCATGCAGTAGCAGGATTGACTGTCATTCCCGAAGTAAGGACTATAATTGAAATTGGAGGTCAAGACTCAAAGATAATACTAATAAGGGATAGGATTGTGACGGATTTTGCCATGAACACAGTTTGTGCTGCAGGAACTGGTTCCTTTTTAGATAGGCAGGCAATAAGGTTAGGAATAGACATTAATGATTTTGGGAAATTGGCTTTACAATCTAAGAATTCAGTTAGAATAGCAGGAAGATGTGCAGTATTTGCTGAATCAGACATGATCCATAAGCAACAACTTGGACATAATCAATCAGATATTGCGAAGGGATTGTGTGACGCATTAGTCAGAAACTATTTAAATAATGTAGGTAAAGGAAAGGAAATATTGCCTCCTGTATTGTTCCAAGGGGGAGTAGCAGCTAATATTGGAATAAGAGAAGCCTTCAAAGAAGCTTTAAATATGGAAATACATGTACCAAAACATTACGATGTAATGGGAGCCATTGGTGCTTCAATTCTTGCCAAAGAAGAGGTTAAAAAGAAGGGAAAAACTAATTTTAAAGGAATATCCCTTTACAAAATAGATTATCAAGTTAATGGATTTGAATGTGATGGTTGTTCTAATGTCTGTGAAGTAGTAGAAATAAAAGAAGAGGGAAGGATATTGGCTAGATATGGTGATAAATGTGGGAAGTGGTCAAATATTATTGATAATAGAGATTTTAAATTGGCTTAA
- a CDS encoding acyl-CoA dehydratase activase-related protein, whose amino-acid sequence MKLTFPHMGNVYIAGKAFFEELGQEVIPPPRCSRKTLEMGTKYSQETICLPLKIMIGNFIESIERGADTILLTGSCGPCRFGYYSILEGNVLKDLGYDVDFIVLDPLREGWKPLKENVYKIFKAKNIKDVLLAGKTGWELIKKADYIIQLSNIQRAYAIDSYEVDSIIDDYYRKVEETFGEKSMMKLMDQTIEKLSKIKIKENYIPIKIGLIGEIYTVIEPFVNLEIERKLGHMGVLVEKSLTPTIWLEHHIKSYPFGSKTERLKYKLAKPYLKTLVGGHGRETVGSAIYYRNLGFDGAIQLLPLNCMPEIVAKSILSTVSRDLDFPIMTLILDEMTGEAGYLTRLEAFVDLLKRRKENSKYA is encoded by the coding sequence ATGAAACTAACTTTTCCACACATGGGTAATGTTTATATTGCAGGCAAAGCATTCTTTGAAGAATTAGGTCAGGAAGTGATACCTCCTCCGAGGTGTAGTAGAAAAACTCTAGAAATGGGAACTAAATATTCTCAAGAGACTATATGCTTGCCTCTAAAGATAATGATAGGCAATTTTATAGAGAGCATTGAAAGAGGTGCAGATACCATATTATTAACTGGAAGTTGTGGACCCTGCAGATTCGGTTATTATTCCATACTGGAGGGAAACGTTCTTAAAGATTTAGGATATGATGTAGATTTTATAGTATTAGATCCATTAAGGGAAGGTTGGAAGCCTTTAAAGGAGAACGTCTATAAGATTTTTAAAGCTAAAAATATAAAGGACGTATTGTTAGCGGGGAAAACAGGTTGGGAATTGATTAAAAAAGCAGACTATATAATCCAGTTATCAAACATTCAAAGAGCCTATGCTATTGATAGCTACGAAGTAGATTCAATTATCGATGATTATTATAGAAAGGTTGAAGAAACCTTTGGAGAAAAGTCTATGATGAAGTTAATGGATCAAACTATAGAAAAGTTAAGTAAAATAAAGATCAAAGAAAACTATATCCCTATAAAGATAGGTTTAATTGGGGAAATATATACGGTTATAGAGCCTTTTGTAAATTTGGAAATAGAGAGGAAATTAGGCCATATGGGGGTTTTAGTTGAGAAATCTTTAACTCCTACTATATGGCTGGAACATCATATAAAGAGCTATCCTTTTGGTTCTAAAACTGAAAGGCTAAAATATAAATTAGCAAAACCTTATTTAAAAACTTTAGTTGGAGGTCATGGAAGAGAAACGGTTGGCTCAGCTATATATTATAGAAATTTAGGTTTTGATGGTGCAATACAGCTTTTGCCATTAAACTGCATGCCAGAAATTGTGGCAAAGAGCATATTAAGTACTGTAAGCAGAGATTTAGATTTTCCAATAATGACCCTCATATTGGATGAGATGACTGGAGAAGCTGGATATTTAACAAGACTAGAAGCCTTTGTTGACTTACTTAAAAGAAGAAAGGAGAATTCAAAATATGCATAA
- a CDS encoding acyl-CoA dehydratase activase-related protein, with protein MQLKIGIPRGMFYYDYFLLWKEFFNNLGAEVIISPRTNKAILNRGIHACVDEACLPVKIFHGHVDYLKGKVDYIFIPKIISLYKREYCCPKHLGLPDMVRYSLDGLPEIIDTEVNLIKSNGSLKKSVLKTGRYFTNNSRKILKAFDKAYNQFEEYRKLMRQGIIPINSVGFLDTFHFNITEKKEFYKRKILILGHSYNVYDEYTNMNLVRKLNMRNIKVITTEMIDDEIARHYASKLPKRMFWTHGQRIVGGAFHLIDTKSIDGIVYVSAFGCGLDSVLMDLVERKARENHVPYTLLTIDEHTGEAGMNTRIEAFIDMLEWRDKNETNFSTHG; from the coding sequence GTGCAATTAAAGATTGGAATACCCAGAGGCATGTTTTATTATGATTATTTCCTATTGTGGAAAGAATTTTTTAATAATTTAGGTGCTGAGGTGATTATATCTCCTAGGACTAATAAGGCCATACTTAATAGAGGGATTCATGCTTGTGTTGATGAAGCTTGTCTGCCAGTGAAAATATTCCATGGCCATGTAGATTATTTAAAAGGGAAGGTAGATTATATTTTTATACCTAAAATAATTAGTCTCTATAAGAGGGAATACTGTTGTCCAAAGCATTTAGGATTACCAGATATGGTAAGGTATAGCCTTGATGGACTTCCTGAAATTATCGATACAGAGGTAAATTTAATAAAATCTAATGGGAGTCTAAAAAAGTCCGTATTAAAGACTGGAAGATATTTTACCAATAATTCTAGAAAGATTTTAAAGGCCTTCGATAAAGCTTATAACCAATTTGAAGAATATAGAAAATTGATGAGGCAAGGTATTATACCGATTAATTCAGTTGGATTCTTAGATACTTTTCATTTTAATATCACAGAAAAAAAGGAGTTTTATAAAAGGAAAATATTAATACTAGGACATTCCTATAATGTATACGATGAATATACCAATATGAATCTAGTAAGAAAATTAAATATGAGAAATATTAAAGTAATTACAACGGAGATGATAGACGATGAAATAGCCAGACATTACGCATCTAAATTACCTAAACGGATGTTTTGGACTCATGGACAAAGGATTGTAGGAGGAGCTTTTCATCTAATTGATACAAAAAGCATAGATGGGATTGTATATGTTTCAGCTTTTGGATGCGGACTAGATTCAGTACTGATGGATTTGGTGGAGAGGAAGGCGAGGGAAAACCATGTACCCTATACGCTTTTAACTATAGATGAACATACAGGAGAAGCAGGTATGAATACAAGAATTGAGGCCTTTATAGACATGCTTGAGTGGAGGGATAAGAATGAAACTAACTTTTCCACACATGGGTAA